In the genome of Carassius auratus strain Wakin unplaced genomic scaffold, ASM336829v1 scaf_tig00037267, whole genome shotgun sequence, one region contains:
- the LOC113083015 gene encoding NLR family CARD domain-containing protein 3-like encodes MRYTYEIKLRLKLFLLCLDNLVFIHQLKCGLKKKYQCVFEGIAKQGDSILLNNIYTDLYITQGCSEQVNTEHEIRQIEVASRRHESQEIPIECKNLFEAPEQDKQIRTVMTKGVAGIGKSVSVQKFVLDWAEEKENQDISFIFPLPFREINLMEKEKQSLTDLVNQFFPEIKGLNLTRRNNFKVMFILDGLDECRLPLNFDGNETRCDVSSPASLDVLLTNLIKGNLLPSALIWITTRPAAASKIPPDCIDRLTEIRGFNDAQKEEYFKKRFLDDNLSKEILNHVKKSKSLFIMCHIPVFCWISSTVLQNILEIKTDNNQQINQADDASKTLQESNTIDTPKTLTQMYTHFLRFQIQQSRRKYDGQYTPNVSWDKEAMLSLGKLAFDQLERNNLIFYDTDLEACGIDVYMASVYSGMCTQIFKEETGIILGTMYCFVHLSIQEFIAALYAHLFLDIHNKSVFVHESIEQKTTETMIDLLKTAVDKALESDSGHLDLFLRFLLGLSLQSNRLLLGGLLTQEGCNDQIKKEIAQYIKQKLEANLSPERSINLFYCLNELNDQTLVKEIQTHLREGSLSSVDLSPAQWSAVAFVLLTSEEEMEEFELQKFKKSDECLIRLSAVIKTSKRALLNDCSLTDRSCSALVAVLGSDTSLKVLNMNNNNLQDSGVKLLCTGLKNIICKLEILSAVSPKNVDWSMFSMLPVYLWREIQREKQESPSGVSLGPHELIWMAFDHTRSFMSMSDGPVYFIRNSISIVHCSVGISPAFRISVGFHQGSCLLSFLFILCMDTAMPDIQ; translated from the exons ATGAGATACACCTATGAGATAAAATTAAGACTAAAACTTTTCCTTCTGTGTTTAGACAATctggtcttcattcatcagctgAAATGTGGTTtaaagaagaagtatcaatgtgtgtttgaaggaattgcaaagcaagggGACTCTATACTTCTGAataacatctacacagatctctatatcactcagggttgtagtgaacaggtcaatactgaacatgagaTAAGACAGATTGAAGTGGCTTCTAGGCGTCATGAATCTCAAGAGATACCGATTGAGTGCAAAaatttgtttgaagcacctgaacaagacaagcagatcagaactgtaatgacaaaaggagttgctggtatcggaaaatcagtctctgtgcagaagtttgttctggattgggctgaagaaaaagaaaatcaagatatcagcttcatatttcctcttccattcAGAGAGATTAACttaatggaaaaagaaaaacaaagtttgACAGACCTTGTAAATCAGTTTTTCCCAGAAATAAAAGGATTGAACCTTACAAgaagaaataattttaaagtcATGTTCATccttgatggattggatgaatgtcgacTTCCTCTGAACTTCGATGGTAATGAAACACGGTGTGATGTATCATCACCAGCCTCTCTAGATGTTCTCCTAACaaacctcatcaagggaaatctacttccttctgctctcatctggatcaccaccagaccagcagctgccagtaagattcctcctgactgtatcgatcggctgacagagatacgaggattcaatgatgcacaaaaggaggagtatTTCAAAAAAAGATTCTTAGATGACAATCTGTCAAAAGAAATACttaatcatgtaaaaaaatcaaagagtctatttatcatgtgccacatcccagtcttctgctggatttcatccactgttctccagaacattttgGAAATTAAAACAGATAATAATCAGCAAATCAATCAGGCTGATGACgcctccaaaacactgcaggaatCAAACACTATagacactcctaagactctgacacaaatgtacacacactttctccgctttcagatccagcagagcagacgaaaATATGATGGACAATACACACCAaatgtttcctgggataaagaaGCCATGctttcactggggaaactggcatttgatcagctggaaagaaacaacttgatcttctatgacacagatctggaagcctgtggtattgatgtctacatggcatcagtgtattcaggcatgtgtacccagatctttaaggaggaaacagggatcattcttggtaccatgtactgctttgttcacttgagcattcaagagtttattgcagccctttatgcacatctgtttctagacataCACAATAAAAGTGTGTTTGTTCATGAGTCTATAGAACAGAAAACAACTGaaaccatgattgatttgctcaagactgcagtggacaaggcacttGAGAGTGACAGCGGACACCTGGACCTTTTCCTTCGCTTCCTTCTCGGTCTGTCACTCCAGTCCAATAGACTTCTCTTAGGAGGACTGTTGACACAGGAAGGCTGCAATGATCAGATCAAAAAGGAAATAGCCCAatacatcaagcagaaattagaagctaatctgtctccagagagatccatcaatctgttctactgtctgaatgaactgaatgaccaaactctggtgaaagaGATTCAGACTCACCTTAGAgaaggaagtctctcatctgtTGATCTTTCtcctgcccagtggtctgctgTGGCCTTTGTGTTGTTAACAtcagaggaggagatggaggagtttgagcttcagaaattcaagaaatcagacgagtgtctcattagattatcagcagtcatcaaaacctccaaaagagctct gTTAAATGACTGCAGCTTAACAGACAGAAGTTGTTCAGCTCTGGTTGCTGTTCTTGGATCAGACACCAGTCTGAAAGtgctgaacatgaacaataataatctgcaggattcaggtGTGAAGCTGCTCTGCACTGGACTGAAGAACATAATATGTAAATTGGAGATACTAAG TGCAGTTTCACCAAAGAATGTGGATTGGTCGATGTTCTCCATGTTGCCTGTCTACTTGTGGAgagaaatacagagagaaaaacaagaaagTCCATCTGGCGTTTCATTGGGTCCCCATGAACTGATCTGGATGGCCTTTGATCACACCAGGTCCTTTATGTCTATGTCTGATGGACCAGTCTACTTTATCAGGAATAGTATCAGTATAGTCCACTGCTCTGTGGGAATCTCGCCAGCTTTTCGCATTAGTGTTGGATTTCACCAAGGATCATGCCTTTTGTCCTTTTTATTCATCCTATGTATGGATACGGCAATGCCAGACATCCAGTAA
- the LOC113083012 gene encoding ribonuclease inhibitor-like — protein MCDLTEESCSALASVLSSDSSSLKDLDLSNNNLQDSGVKLLSDGLNEKCKLKKLRLLGPAADEACQYVTEIVGKNPLLLRELNLSERKLGDTRVNQITALLQDKHCKLNTLILSNDNITEEGCAALTSAFDSNHSNLIELDLSGNTLGKSGMMKICCLLKNTKSRLMKLKLSDCSITEEGYKAQASALRSNPSHLIELDLTGNDPGQSGVKELSDFLQEPNCQLKTLRFLCPEADEACRFVTGIVGKNLLLLSELNLSGHHLGDTRVSQISALLQDKHCQLSTLILCGCKITEKQLLILTSALKSNPSHLRELNLSGNKLKDSGAKNLSDLMMNPQCKLEKLELCGCRVTEKQCFILTSALKSNPSHLRELDLSENKIKNTGVKHLCDILKDPDCKLERLSLHDCGITDIHTLIQSLTNTKALQFLKELDLSYNNIGDSKQQLIDVLQGSNCKLLEKEHWLTASLSNINLS, from the exons ATGTGTGATCTAACAGAGGAAAGCTGTTCAGCTCTTGCTTCAGTTCTCAGTTCAGACTCCAGCAGTCTGAAGGATCTTGACCTGAGCAATAATAATCTGcaagattcaggagtgaagttgCTCTCTGATggactaaatgaaaaatgtaaactgaagAAACTCAG ATTattgggtcctgctgcagatgaagcctgtcagtatgtgactgaaattgtgggtaaaaacccttTACTCCtaagagagctgaatctgagtgaaCGTAAACTAGGAGACACACGAGTGAATCAGATCACTGCACTACTGCAAGATAAACACTGCAAACTCAATACACTGAT ACTGAGTAATGACAATATCACAgaagaaggttgtgctgctctgacttcagcatTTGATTCAAACCATTCaaacctgatagagctggatctgagtggaaATACACTAGGAAAATCAGGAATGATGAAGATATGTTGTCTGTTGAAAAATACAAAGAGCAGactgatgaaactgaa ACTCTCAGACTGCAGTATAacagaagaaggttataaagctcaggcttcagctctgagatcaaacccttcacacctgatagagctggatctaacaggaaatgatcctggacaatcaggagtgaaggagctcagtgATTTTCTACAGGaaccaaactgtcaactcaagacactgag GTTTTTGTGTCCTGAAGCAGATGAAGCCTGTCGAtttgtgactggaattgtgggtaaaaacctgTTACTTTTGAGTGAGCTGAATCTGAGTGGACATCATCTAGGAGACACACGAGTGAGTCAGAtatctgctctactgcaggataaacactgtcaACTCAGTACACTGAT acTGTGTGGTTGCAAGATTACAGAGAAACAGTTACTCATCCTGACTTCGGCtttgaaatcaaacccatcacacctgagagaactgaaccttaGTGGTAATAAGCTTAAAGACTCAGGAGCTAAAAACCTCAGTGATCTAATGATGAACCCACAATGCAAGCTGGAAAAACTGGA GCTGTGTGGATGCAGagttacagagaaacagtgtttcattctgacttcagctctgaaatcaaacccttcacatctgagagaactggacctcagtgagaacaaaataaaaaacacaggagtgaAGCATTTATGTGACATACTGAAGGATCCAGACTGTAAACTTGAGAGATTGAG TCTGCATGACTGTGGCATTACAGATATTCATACTTTAAttcagtctttgacaaacacaaaagcactgcagtttctaaaagagcttgatctgagtTACAATAATATTGGAGACTCAAAGCAGcagctcattgatgtgctacaAGGCTCAAACTGTAAACT